Within the Thiohalobacter sp. IOR34 genome, the region CGGCCGCTTCGCCGTGCCGGTGATGGTGCGTTTCATCGATCAACTGGGAGGCAAACTCGACGAAAAGACCCGTGACAAGCTTCTGTTTTGGTTCGTACAAGCCGGCATGTGGGGCCGGTTCTCCGGATCTACGGAATCGATCATCGACCAGGACCTGGCTACTCTGGAGGGGTTGGAGGGAAACCGCCTGGACATGCTGCTCGAGCAGATGCGGTTGTGGCATGGCGGTAGCATGCGTGTCGAGCCCGCGCATTTCACTGGCTGGAGTCTCGGGGCCCGGTTCTACCCTGTGCTATACATGATTACTCGCATGGGAGAGGCCCGGGACTGGGGCACCGGCTTGCCGCTCAAGGCCGACCTGCTTGGCAAGATGAGCCGCCTGGAGGTCCATCACATCTTTCCCAAAGCCCAGCTCTACAAGCGGGGTTTCAAACGGTCGGAAGTGAACGCCCTGGCCAACTACTGTTTCCTGACCAAGGACACCAATCTCGGCATCAGCGACCGGCTACCGGAGGAATACTTTCCTGAGATCGAGGCTGCACATCCAGGCGCCTTGGCCACCCAGTGGATCCCGATGGATCCGCAACTCTGGAAAATCCAGAACTACCGGGAATTCCTCGCTGCGCGCAAGGTATTACTTGCCGAAGAAGTAAATCGCATACTTGATACGCTCCTGCATGGCGACAGGCGATGGCTAGAGGGCCAGGCACCCATCGAATCGCCGGTACCAGAGATCATCGGCGGAATTGGAAGCGAGGAAGAGGAAGAACAGCTCGAGGCATTGAACAATTGGGTGGAGTCGCAAGGATTTCCCAGGGGCGAACTGGCCTACGATTTTGCCGATCCGGAAAGCGGGGAACAGAAGGCCGTCTTCGATCTGGCCTGGCCGAATGGTATCCAGGCGGAACTTACCGAACCTGTAGCCGTGCTGCTGAACGAGGAAAAAGATGTCATCGCCCTGGCGAGTCAGGCCGGGTTCCGTTGCTTCACATCGGTCGGTAACTTCCAGGCCTATGTGAACCAGCAGGTAATGGGTGTTGCCGAGGGGGCTTGATTGCTTTGCGAATCGCCCGACAAGGGAAGTCGCCTCCATGCGCACGCAACAGCTGTATG harbors:
- a CDS encoding DUF262 domain-containing protein yields the protein MKISTILDHIDNGHMALPEFQRGYVWNRDQVRSLFDSLYRRHPVGGLLVWATESRSAAHRGDGPVATGVVKLLLDGQQRMTSLYGVVRGIPPKFFDGNTQAFIGLRFHLEEEQFAFYQPIKMKDDPLWIDVTELMRKGSAGLGDFIATLSADPALAPRIGEYAGRLSQLLGITEIDLHVEEITGEDKTLDVVVDIFNRVNSGGTKLSKGDLALAKICADWPDARDTMKAELRRWAKADYHFTLDWLLRSMNTVLTGEAKFQHLHDKTAEEVQEGLKRAVRHVDACLNLIANRLGLDHDRVFFGRFAVPVMVRFIDQLGGKLDEKTRDKLLFWFVQAGMWGRFSGSTESIIDQDLATLEGLEGNRLDMLLEQMRLWHGGSMRVEPAHFTGWSLGARFYPVLYMITRMGEARDWGTGLPLKADLLGKMSRLEVHHIFPKAQLYKRGFKRSEVNALANYCFLTKDTNLGISDRLPEEYFPEIEAAHPGALATQWIPMDPQLWKIQNYREFLAARKVLLAEEVNRILDTLLHGDRRWLEGQAPIESPVPEIIGGIGSEEEEEQLEALNNWVESQGFPRGELAYDFADPESGEQKAVFDLAWPNGIQAELTEPVAVLLNEEKDVIALASQAGFRCFTSVGNFQAYVNQQVMGVAEGA